A section of the Tenrec ecaudatus isolate mTenEca1 chromosome 10, mTenEca1.hap1, whole genome shotgun sequence genome encodes:
- the CA9 gene encoding carbonic anhydrase 9 — MAPQGLSPRPPLSTGTPALGSPGQLLLLLLLLVPAHPQTLPRIQETTPSKGDSSGEDDLPGKESDSREDQLIEVDLPGDLSQGERPPGEGQLPGESQPPGEGQPSETENSPGEEDSLKLEGLLTKAPPKSDGPQNNTHRQRKRGGHSQWRYGGGPPWPQVSSGCAGRFQSPVDICPELAAFSPALQPLELVGFELPPLPELRLRNNGHSVQLTLPPGLETVLAPGREYRALQLHLHWGAAGRPGSEHTVGGHRFPAEIHVVHISTAFANVSEALGRPGGLAVLAAFLQEGPEENSAYEQLLSHLEEIADEDSETWIPGLEVSALLPSDLSRYFRYEGSLTTPSCAQGVIWTVFNQTVQLSAKQLHTLSDSLWGPNDSRLQLNYRATQPLNGRIVEASFPVGVDSSPRSSQPVRLSSCLGAGDILALIFGLLFAVTSVTFLVLMRRQQRQLNTPKGKARYDPAEVMEMGT; from the exons ATGGCTCCCCAGGGCCTCAGTCCCCGGCCCCCTCTGTCCACGGGGACCCCCGccctgggctcccctgggcaactactgctgctgctgctgctcctggtgCCTGCCCATCCCCAGACACTGCCCCGGATACAGGAGACCACCCCCAGCAAGGgagattcctctggagaagatgaTCTACCCGGCAAGGAGTCAGACAGCCGGGAGGACCAGCTCATTGAAGTGGACCTGCCTGGGGATCTATCGCAAGGGGAGCGGCCACCTGGAGAGGGCCAGCTACCTGGAGAGAGCCAGCCACCTGGAGAGGGCCAGCCATCGGAAACTGAGAACAGCCCAGGGGAGGAGGACTCCCTGAAGTTAGAGGGTCTACTCACCAAGGCTCCCCCGAAAAGCGAcggtcctcaaaataacacccaCAGGCAAAGGAAAA GGGGTGGTCACAGTCAATGGCGCTATGGAG GCGGCCCGCCCTGGCCTCAGGTGTCCTCAGGCTGCGCAGGTCGCTTCCAGTCCCCGGTGGACATCTGCCCGGAGCTGGCCGCCTTCAGCCCTGCCCTGCAACCCCTGGAGCTCGTGGGCTTTGAGCTCCCGCCACTCCCAGAACTGCGCCTTCGAAACAATGGCCACAGCG TGCAGCTGACTCTGCCCCCCGGGCTGGAGACGGTCCTGGCTCCGGGGCGGGAGTACCGGGCCCTGCAGTTGCATCTGCACTGGGGGGCCGCGGGTCGCCCCGGCTCGGAGCACACGGTCGGCGGCCACCGTTTCCCTGCCGAG ATCCACGTGGTCCACATCAGCACAGCGTTCGCCAACGTGAGCGAGGCCTTGGGGCGCCCGGGGGGCCTGGCGGTGTTGGCGGCCTTTCTGCAG GAAGGCCCAGAAGAAAACAGCGCCTATGAGCAGTTGCTGTCACATTTGGAAGAAATCGCTGATGAAG ATTCAGAGACTTGGATCCCAGGACTGGAGGTATCTGCACTGCTGCCCTCTGACCTCAGCCGCTACTTCCGATACGAAGGGTCCCTGACCACACCCTCCTGTGCCCAAGGAGTCATCTGGACTGTGTTCAACCAGACTGTGCAGCTGAGTGCCAAGCAG CTGCACACTCTCTCTGACTCCCTGTGGGGCCCCAATGACTCTCGGCTGCAGCTGAACTACCGAGCCACACAGCCTTTGAACGGGCGGATCGTGGAGGCCTCCTTCCCTGTTGGCGTGGACAGCAGTCCCAGGAGCTCACAGCCAG TTCGTCTGAGCTCCTGCCTTGGTGCTG GTGACATCCTGGCCCTGATTTTTGGCCTTCTCTTTGCTGTGACCAGCGTCACCTTCCTTGTGCTAATGCGACGTCAGCAGAG ACAGTTAAACACGCCCAAAGGGAAGGCGAGGTACGACCCAGCGGAAGTCATGGAGATGGGAACCTAG